In the Leptospira limi genome, one interval contains:
- a CDS encoding NAD(P)/FAD-dependent oxidoreductase has translation MKLELNVRVTPEIASNPDHLLQFVSKQNKIPKQEIKHIECTARSIDARQKQVVYQLRLDVYINEEFIPFQYSIPDFQNVKLEEPILIIGAGPAGLFAALRALELGKKPIILERGKNVKDRVSDLRGINVHHVVNEDSNYCFGEGGAGTYSDGKLYTRSKKRGNIRKVLEYLVSFGATKQILVDAHPHIGTNKLPRIIQSIRECILSAGGEIHFHTRVTDLIMNGNSITGVKSADGQKWMAKKVIIATGHSGREIFQLLHEKGIEIHTKPLAVGVRVEHPQSLIDSIQYHCQTKNPILPASEYSLVKQINGRGVYSFCMCPGGVIAPCATKPGEVVTNGWSSAERSRPTANSGIVVELRLDDFKSFESFGVFSALQYQSSIEQKAFSINGGTQKAPAQRMVDFTKNIVSSDLPKTSYTPGLVSVSLAEVLPPLIVDALQKGFKEFDSSMKGYFTNEAILHAPETRTSSPIQIPRNPETLEHITTLGLYPCGEGAGYAGGIVSAAIDGMKCAEAALTGQFTK, from the coding sequence TTGAAATTAGAATTAAATGTCCGAGTTACACCTGAGATAGCCTCCAATCCGGATCACCTTTTACAATTTGTATCCAAACAGAATAAAATTCCGAAACAAGAAATCAAACATATTGAATGTACAGCTAGGTCCATTGATGCAAGACAAAAACAAGTTGTGTATCAATTAAGATTAGATGTTTACATCAATGAAGAATTTATACCTTTTCAATATTCCATTCCTGATTTTCAAAATGTAAAACTGGAAGAACCAATCCTCATCATTGGAGCAGGTCCTGCTGGTTTATTTGCCGCCTTGCGTGCATTAGAACTTGGTAAAAAGCCAATCATTCTGGAAAGAGGGAAAAATGTAAAAGATAGAGTTTCTGATCTACGTGGCATCAATGTACACCATGTTGTGAATGAAGATTCTAATTATTGTTTTGGCGAAGGTGGTGCTGGAACTTATTCTGATGGAAAACTTTATACTCGATCCAAAAAAAGGGGTAATATCCGAAAAGTTCTTGAGTATTTAGTTTCATTTGGTGCCACAAAACAAATCTTAGTCGACGCTCATCCTCATATTGGAACAAATAAACTACCCAGAATCATTCAGAGTATAAGAGAATGTATTCTCTCTGCTGGTGGAGAAATCCATTTTCACACAAGAGTCACTGATCTTATCATGAATGGAAATTCGATCACTGGAGTTAAATCGGCAGATGGTCAAAAATGGATGGCAAAAAAAGTCATCATTGCAACGGGTCACTCCGGTCGCGAAATATTTCAGTTATTACATGAGAAGGGAATCGAAATTCATACAAAACCACTTGCCGTAGGTGTTCGAGTGGAACACCCACAAAGTTTAATCGATTCCATCCAGTACCATTGCCAGACAAAGAATCCTATATTACCCGCATCTGAATATTCATTAGTAAAACAAATCAATGGTCGTGGTGTTTATAGTTTTTGTATGTGTCCAGGCGGAGTGATTGCACCATGTGCCACAAAACCAGGAGAAGTAGTCACCAATGGTTGGTCTAGTGCAGAACGTTCTAGACCAACAGCCAATTCAGGAATTGTCGTAGAACTTCGATTAGATGATTTTAAATCTTTTGAATCCTTTGGAGTTTTTTCTGCCTTACAATACCAATCATCGATTGAACAAAAAGCCTTTTCAATCAATGGGGGAACACAAAAAGCACCTGCCCAACGAATGGTCGATTTTACAAAGAACATTGTATCCTCAGATTTACCTAAAACTTCCTATACTCCAGGGCTTGTTTCTGTTTCATTAGCGGAAGTTCTGCCTCCACTCATTGTAGATGCTCTCCAAAAAGGTTTCAAAGAGTTTGATTCTTCTATGAAAGGTTATTTTACGAATGAAGCGATCCTCCATGCTCCTGAAACACGGACATCTTCTCCAATTCAGATTCCGAGAAATCCAGAAACCTTAGAACACATTACGACTCTCGGATTGTATCCTTGTGGTGAAGGTGCAGGGTATGCAGGTGGTATTGTATCAGCTGCCATTGATGGTATGAAATGTGCTGAAGCTGCGCTCACAGGCCAATTCACCAAATAA
- a CDS encoding LBF_2127 family putative lipoprotein — translation MKQYFALIIISLLFQCSADLRQVPPPTKNGNLSRNKVNLPIVIGKFEILSADRGVYTDAWRMAWKGHLLSSGIFTKVYNELDPNEVKDFYTIDVEMKTNFSDRYNWWYTWPALYPFTAIWPIQYRLGEYSVEFHYKLYLNKNLQKEETIIKKGNAEEFLYGFFKVRNFHRMIEETNLEAVNVCLKNLESSL, via the coding sequence ATGAAACAATACTTCGCCCTTATCATCATATCCCTTTTATTCCAATGTTCTGCTGACCTTCGCCAAGTCCCCCCGCCAACCAAAAATGGCAATCTCTCTAGGAATAAAGTAAATTTACCTATAGTCATCGGTAAGTTTGAAATACTATCAGCAGATCGAGGTGTTTACACAGATGCATGGCGAATGGCTTGGAAAGGCCATTTACTATCCTCTGGAATATTCACAAAGGTTTACAATGAATTGGATCCTAATGAAGTTAAAGATTTTTATACAATCGATGTTGAAATGAAAACAAACTTTTCAGACAGATACAATTGGTGGTATACTTGGCCTGCTTTATATCCATTCACTGCGATCTGGCCCATTCAATATCGGTTAGGTGAATATTCGGTCGAATTTCATTACAAACTCTATTTAAACAAAAATTTGCAAAAAGAAGAAACTATCATCAAAAAAGGAAATGCAGAAGAATTTCTCTACGGATTCTTTAAGGTTAGAAACTTTCATAGAATGATCGAAGAAACAAATTTAGAAGCGGTGAATGTATGTTTAAAAAACTTAGAATCTTCACTATAA
- a CDS encoding FMN-binding negative transcriptional regulator has translation MYIPEHFRMDPSSILDFVKENAFAILVSNLDGKMEATHLPLLLSEDQKFLIGHFAKPNPLKHSLSQEVLCLFSGPHSYISPSWYETNHSVPTWNYTAVHIKGILTYMEDPLEIQKSLKTLVETFESNDSSYKLSEVDKDYLIGLQKGIVPFRIQITEMEGKKKLSQNHSMERRLRVIENLERMPGENEKAIAKLMKQSLDQNS, from the coding sequence ATGTACATTCCCGAACATTTTCGAATGGATCCTTCTTCCATACTTGATTTTGTAAAAGAAAATGCATTTGCAATACTCGTCTCAAATCTTGATGGGAAGATGGAAGCGACTCATTTACCTCTGTTGCTTTCTGAAGACCAAAAGTTTCTGATTGGACATTTTGCAAAACCAAATCCTCTGAAACATTCTCTAAGCCAAGAGGTCCTTTGTCTATTTTCTGGTCCTCATTCTTACATCTCACCTTCTTGGTATGAAACCAATCATTCCGTTCCTACATGGAATTATACCGCAGTTCATATCAAAGGGATTTTAACTTATATGGAAGATCCTCTAGAAATTCAAAAAAGTTTAAAAACACTCGTAGAGACATTTGAATCTAACGACTCGAGTTACAAACTAAGTGAAGTTGATAAGGATTATTTGATCGGATTACAAAAAGGAATTGTTCCGTTTCGAATTCAAATCACAGAAATGGAAGGAAAAAAGAAGTTAAGCCAAAACCACTCAATGGAACGAAGGTTACGAGTGATTGAGAATCTTGAGAGAATGCCTGGTGAAAATGAAAAAGCGATTGCCAAATTAATGAAACAATCCTTAGATCAGAATTCATAA
- a CDS encoding GNAT family N-acetyltransferase produces MKIRQANYQDISKLAELFDLYRQFYGQKSNLAGASRYLLDRMEHGQSVLFLAEDPNTGNFLGFTQLYPVFSSISMQRSYILNDLYVKSENRKQGIAKLLINEAKSFTNSFQGKGLELSTSIHNKEARSLYEKEGFVEETEFLSYFWKSN; encoded by the coding sequence ATGAAAATCAGACAAGCTAACTATCAAGACATTTCCAAACTCGCAGAACTATTCGATTTATATCGTCAGTTTTATGGCCAAAAAAGTAATTTAGCAGGTGCTTCACGGTATTTACTAGACAGAATGGAACACGGACAATCAGTTCTATTTCTAGCAGAAGACCCAAATACTGGAAATTTTTTAGGGTTCACTCAATTGTATCCCGTTTTTTCCTCCATTTCGATGCAACGTTCATACATTCTAAATGATTTATATGTTAAATCTGAAAATAGAAAACAAGGAATCGCCAAACTGTTGATCAATGAAGCAAAATCTTTCACAAATTCATTCCAAGGAAAAGGCTTAGAATTATCAACATCGATTCACAATAAAGAAGCTAGATCCTTATATGAAAAAGAAGGATTTGTAGAGGAAACGGAATTTTTATCCTATTTCTGGAAATCAAATTAA